A genomic region of Candidatus Bathyarchaeota archaeon contains the following coding sequences:
- a CDS encoding sulfite exporter TauE/SafE family protein, with the protein MEFIYLVSLIILGSAVGCFGTLIGIGGGFIIVPLLILIYGFEPKFAVGTSLTIVFLNALSGSFAYIRQKRVDFKVGVFFALLTIPGAILGAYIVNFFNSNLFKAFFSLILILASFKLIISKPMKENHCNLKKTGNLYRRIIDCNGNIYEYSINLTKGLLINFFIGFISSIFGVGGGIIHVPAMILLLGFPVHIATATSHFILIFTSITGALTHILLSNVKFNFAIFMGIGTIIGAQFGALISQKTKGAFIKKLFGLTLLTLAIRLLLEIF; encoded by the coding sequence ATGGAGTTTATTTATCTTGTTTCTTTAATTATTCTTGGTAGCGCAGTTGGATGCTTCGGAACTTTAATTGGAATTGGAGGCGGCTTCATTATAGTTCCTTTATTAATTTTAATTTATGGTTTTGAACCTAAATTTGCTGTTGGAACAAGCTTAACTATTGTTTTTTTAAATGCTTTATCAGGTTCTTTTGCTTATATAAGACAAAAACGGGTTGACTTTAAAGTAGGCGTATTCTTCGCGTTATTAACGATTCCTGGTGCAATTCTAGGTGCCTATATAGTTAACTTTTTTAATTCAAATTTATTTAAAGCTTTTTTCTCGCTAATTCTTATTTTAGCATCTTTTAAGTTAATTATTAGTAAACCTATGAAAGAGAATCATTGCAATTTAAAGAAAACTGGAAATCTTTATAGACGAATAATAGATTGCAATGGGAATATTTATGAATACTCAATTAACTTAACTAAAGGATTATTAATAAACTTTTTTATAGGTTTTATTTCAAGCATTTTCGGTGTTGGTGGAGGAATAATTCATGTTCCAGCAATGATTCTTTTATTAGGTTTTCCAGTGCATATAGCTACTGCAACGTCTCACTTCATTTTAATTTTCACATCTATTACAGGAGCTTTAACTCACATTTTATTAAGCAATGTTAAATTTAACTTTGCAATATTTATGGGCATTGGAACAATAATAGGTGCTCAATTTGGAGCTTTAATATCCCAAAAAACTAAAGGAGCATTTATTAAAAAACTTTTTGGATTAACGCTTTTAACACTTGCTATAAGATTGCTGCTGGAAATCTTTTAA
- a CDS encoding MFS transporter, whose product MSQESLINLLEKAHVSKFHYSLLTICCLIYGFTAMNVMLISAALPAITAEWHLSKVAAGLLLSSGYAGMFVGALSCGIIADLIGRKKALLLTLLMASIFTGVCAVAWDINSMAFFRFLAGVGLGGSLPQPGVYISEYVPASRRGKFLGLTETSWVYGALLAAIFPYFLIPSYGWRLTFLVAFIPLLLVPLIIFSLPESIRYLELKGKSEEALTILKKVGLIQESLTTIEKTIYQKYSLRNALKELWSKEYRRRTLVLWVTWAVLVYTYHGIFLWLPSIYVEIMRAKELIGPLYWYLIITLMQVPGYYSATFLLDPSGRKPVLIGYLALAGFGSYMFAIAKGLTSILIWSAVVSFFNLGAWSGLYTYTPELYPTRIRGTGAGAAASMGRLAGIAAPTITGYIWAIWGLSSAFIVFASAHFIAALIVALLGIETKRKMLEEISK is encoded by the coding sequence TTGAGTCAAGAAAGTTTAATCAACCTTCTTGAAAAAGCTCATGTATCTAAATTTCATTATTCTCTATTAACTATTTGTTGTTTAATTTACGGTTTTACAGCTATGAATGTTATGCTTATAAGTGCTGCTTTACCAGCTATAACAGCTGAATGGCATTTAAGCAAAGTTGCAGCTGGGTTACTATTAAGCTCTGGTTATGCTGGAATGTTTGTTGGCGCTTTAAGCTGCGGAATAATAGCTGATTTAATTGGACGAAAAAAAGCACTTTTATTAACTCTATTAATGGCATCTATTTTTACAGGAGTTTGCGCTGTAGCTTGGGATATTAATTCAATGGCCTTTTTCAGGTTTTTAGCTGGAGTAGGGCTTGGTGGATCTCTTCCTCAACCAGGTGTATACATTTCTGAGTATGTACCAGCGTCCAGAAGAGGGAAATTTCTTGGATTAACTGAAACATCTTGGGTTTATGGTGCTTTATTAGCAGCTATTTTTCCTTACTTCTTAATTCCCTCTTATGGCTGGAGATTAACTTTTTTAGTAGCTTTTATTCCTTTACTTCTTGTTCCATTAATTATATTTTCGCTTCCAGAATCAATTAGATATCTTGAACTTAAAGGAAAATCAGAGGAAGCTTTAACTATACTTAAAAAAGTAGGTTTAATTCAAGAATCTTTAACCACTATTGAAAAAACTATTTATCAAAAATATTCTTTAAGAAATGCTTTAAAAGAATTATGGTCTAAAGAGTATAGAAGAAGAACATTAGTTTTATGGGTTACATGGGCTGTTTTAGTTTATACTTATCACGGAATCTTCCTTTGGCTTCCATCAATCTACGTTGAAATTATGCGTGCTAAGGAATTAATAGGCCCGCTTTATTGGTACTTAATTATAACTTTAATGCAGGTTCCAGGCTATTATTCAGCTACATTTCTTTTAGATCCTTCTGGGCGAAAACCTGTGCTTATAGGGTATTTAGCTTTAGCTGGTTTTGGAAGCTACATGTTTGCTATTGCTAAAGGTTTAACTAGTATTTTAATATGGAGCGCTGTTGTTTCATTCTTTAATTTAGGAGCTTGGTCCGGTTTATATACATATACACCTGAGCTTTATCCAACTAGAATTAGAGGAACAGGAGCTGGAGCTGCAGCTAGCATGGGTCGTCTAGCTGGAATAGCCGCTCCAACAATAACTGGTTATATATGGGCTATTTGGGGTTTATCCTCAGCCTTTATAGTGTTTGCTTCAGCTCATTTTATAGCTGCTTTAATAGTTGCTTTACTAGGAATAGAAACTAAACGAAAAATGTTAGAAGAAATTTCAAAATAA
- a CDS encoding class I SAM-dependent methyltransferase, which translates to MHLKLSVKKKIEIIKKYNNEAKIYDKLHFEEQINKYLLMEKIVHLNEDVCLDCGCGTGLLIKYLLNKVKFIVGVDFSLRMLEEAKKKFKNKNKVTLVLADINFLPFINNSFTKVFSFTVIDGKINSIKALKEFNRVVKHNGLTVISVLKGALTINKLKTIIKKSKFKIINEDLTDSSSKDYLFVLQK; encoded by the coding sequence ATGCATTTAAAGCTTTCGGTTAAAAAAAAGATTGAAATAATCAAAAAGTATAATAATGAAGCAAAAATTTATGATAAACTTCACTTCGAAGAGCAAATTAACAAATATTTATTAATGGAAAAAATAGTGCATTTAAATGAAGATGTTTGTTTAGATTGTGGTTGTGGAACAGGGTTACTTATTAAATATTTACTTAATAAAGTAAAGTTTATAGTTGGGGTAGATTTTTCACTTAGAATGCTTGAAGAAGCAAAAAAGAAATTCAAGAATAAGAATAAAGTGACGCTTGTGCTTGCAGATATAAATTTTTTACCCTTTATAAACAATAGTTTCACTAAAGTTTTTTCTTTTACAGTTATTGATGGGAAAATAAATAGTATTAAAGCTTTAAAAGAATTTAATCGCGTAGTTAAACATAACGGTTTAACAGTCATAAGTGTTTTAAAGGGAGCTTTAACTATTAACAAGCTTAAAACTATAATTAAAAAGAGTAAATTTAAAATTATTAATGAAGATTTAACAGATTCATCATCAAAAGATTATTTATTTGTATTACAAAAATGA
- a CDS encoding MFS transporter encodes MKKKGEKSILVKRAFILLVTWITYGVFYLNRLNLPVAFPSLKTELNLTYAQVAFIGSSLMITYMIVQLPAGLLSDKLGSKKVIAIGSLIIIFSNLLFGFSKNYGVFILAQFFNGLGQGMGWSPSIKLLANLFSKGERGISIGLFLTSVPAFSALAYIFSGYLIVNFGWRSAFYTPAIILLIIITLFWLIVGDEHKCIATHNFSRKVGINRILTNINVWMVAISFSSTLFIEYGFNMWIPSFLVEDVKFSLDKAALVSSATPAGGIIGGPLGGFISDKLLKGRRKPIIVSTLAILSMSTLMLIYLKQSLTFLVVSLVLAGLCIQASGGLFFAYIADVLPLKLTGSGAGFLETIGHSAAVIAIYGVGFLVDIYNSYTTAFLVFPLISTLGFLTSIKINEKC; translated from the coding sequence ATGAAAAAAAAGGGAGAAAAATCAATTTTGGTTAAACGCGCGTTCATATTATTAGTAACATGGATAACTTATGGAGTTTTTTATTTAAATAGACTTAATTTACCTGTTGCATTTCCATCTTTAAAAACTGAATTAAACTTAACTTATGCTCAAGTTGCTTTTATTGGTTCAAGCTTAATGATAACATATATGATTGTTCAACTTCCAGCAGGTTTATTAAGTGATAAGCTAGGTTCTAAAAAAGTTATAGCAATTGGAAGCTTAATAATAATTTTTTCTAATTTACTTTTTGGATTTAGTAAAAATTATGGAGTTTTCATTTTAGCTCAATTTTTTAATGGTTTAGGACAGGGAATGGGGTGGTCACCTTCAATTAAGCTTCTTGCAAATCTATTTTCAAAAGGTGAGAGAGGAATAAGCATAGGATTATTTTTAACTTCTGTTCCAGCTTTTTCAGCTTTAGCATACATATTTTCAGGATATTTAATAGTTAATTTTGGTTGGAGATCAGCCTTTTATACACCTGCTATAATTCTTTTAATAATTATAACATTATTTTGGCTTATTGTGGGTGATGAACATAAGTGTATTGCAACTCATAATTTTTCTAGAAAAGTAGGAATAAATAGGATTTTAACTAATATAAATGTTTGGATGGTTGCAATATCTTTTTCAAGCACCTTATTTATTGAATATGGATTTAACATGTGGATCCCATCTTTCTTAGTTGAAGATGTAAAATTTTCATTAGATAAGGCAGCTTTAGTATCAAGCGCAACTCCAGCAGGAGGTATTATAGGAGGCCCGTTAGGCGGTTTCATATCTGATAAATTGCTAAAAGGAAGGAGAAAACCTATAATAGTTTCAACGCTTGCGATACTTTCAATGTCAACTTTAATGTTAATTTATTTAAAGCAAAGCTTAACTTTTTTGGTTGTTTCGCTAGTGTTAGCAGGTTTATGTATTCAAGCTTCAGGCGGTCTTTTCTTTGCTTATATAGCTGATGTTTTACCTTTAAAATTAACTGGTTCTGGTGCAGGTTTTCTAGAAACTATTGGACATTCTGCTGCAGTAATAGCAATATATGGTGTTGGTTTTCTAGTTGATATATATAATTCGTACACTACTGCATTTCTAGTTTTTCCTTTAATTTCAACTCTAGGTTTTTTAACATCAATTAAAATAAATGAGAAATGTTAA
- a CDS encoding transcriptional regulator, which translates to MKPPCMIIVANILPVIRALVAKRLMEKYNFKLVDVAKKMNVTPSAITQYMKGCRGGKILKEIDESKVLEETVTAISEELAKNEANMEKVLGKVCNICKTLRRKRVLCEIHMAEVTNLKTSGCELCLLSG; encoded by the coding sequence ATGAAGCCCCCCTGCATGATTATAGTTGCTAATATACTTCCAGTTATAAGAGCTTTAGTAGCTAAAAGATTAATGGAAAAATATAATTTTAAACTCGTTGACGTAGCTAAAAAAATGAATGTTACCCCTTCCGCAATAACTCAGTATATGAAGGGATGTAGAGGGGGAAAAATCTTAAAAGAGATCGATGAAAGTAAAGTTTTAGAGGAGACTGTAACAGCTATAAGTGAAGAATTAGCTAAAAATGAAGCTAATATGGAGAAAGTTTTAGGTAAAGTTTGTAATATATGTAAGACTTTAAGAAGAAAAAGAGTATTATGTGAAATACATATGGCTGAAGTGACAAATTTAAAAACGTCAGGATGTGAATTATGCTTGTTGAGCGGTTAA
- a CDS encoding 50S ribosomal protein L18, whose translation MAKGPTYRLSFRRRREGKTNYKKRRALILSKLPRFIVRLSNKYVLIQIAEAKPSGDYILVSAHSMELKKLGWKGSCENTSAAYLTGLLAGFKALQKNIKEAILDIGLRKATKGARVFAAMKGALDAGLKIPHSEEILPDESRIKGEHVAVYAKSLSQEEYNKRFSGYLKNGLPPENLPNHFEEIKNKIIESIKTLTAQQA comes from the coding sequence ATGGCTAAGGGACCAACATATCGCCTTTCATTCAGAAGAAGAAGGGAAGGGAAAACTAACTATAAAAAAAGACGCGCTTTAATCTTATCTAAACTTCCAAGATTCATTGTTAGATTAAGCAATAAATATGTTTTAATTCAGATTGCTGAAGCTAAGCCTAGTGGTGATTATATACTGGTTTCAGCTCATTCAATGGAATTAAAAAAACTTGGTTGGAAAGGTAGTTGTGAAAACACTTCAGCAGCTTATTTAACAGGTTTATTAGCTGGTTTTAAAGCTTTACAAAAAAACATTAAAGAAGCAATATTAGATATTGGTTTAAGAAAAGCAACAAAAGGTGCAAGAGTATTCGCAGCTATGAAAGGTGCTTTAGATGCAGGATTAAAAATCCCACATAGTGAAGAAATTCTTCCTGATGAATCAAGAATTAAAGGTGAGCATGTAGCAGTTTACGCTAAAAGCCTTTCGCAAGAGGAATACAATAAAAGATTTTCTGGATATTTAAAGAATGGTTTACCCCCAGAAAATTTACCAAACCACTTTGAAGAGATAAAAAATAAAATTATTGAAAGTATAAAAACTTTAACCGCTCAACAAGCATAA
- a CDS encoding 30S ribosomal protein S8: MTLNDPLANALATIYNNEERRKRECVIWPASKLIGRTLRVMQKNGYIGEFEYIDDGRAGKFKVQLLGRINKCGAIKPRFSVKKDEIEEWEKRYLPAENIGILILSTPKGVISNKEAKELKTGGKLLAYVY, from the coding sequence ATGACTTTAAATGATCCTTTAGCAAATGCTTTAGCAACAATTTATAATAACGAAGAAAGAAGAAAAAGAGAATGCGTAATTTGGCCAGCTTCAAAACTTATAGGCAGGACGCTTAGGGTAATGCAAAAAAACGGTTATATAGGCGAGTTTGAGTATATCGATGATGGACGCGCAGGAAAATTTAAAGTGCAGCTTCTGGGCAGAATAAATAAATGCGGAGCTATAAAACCTCGGTTTTCTGTTAAAAAAGATGAGATAGAAGAATGGGAAAAAAGATATTTACCAGCTGAAAACATTGGTATATTAATATTATCAACACCTAAAGGTGTAATCTCTAATAAGGAAGCAAAAGAACTTAAAACTGGAGGAAAACTTTTAGCTTACGTTTATTAA
- a CDS encoding 30S ribosomal protein S4e yields MGKKGGSKHLKRFKAPSFWPIHVKEKTWTVKPSPGPHSIHESIPLLLIVRDILGYAKTAREAKIIISQGKIKVDGKIRKDKKYPVGLMDIIEIENVETPFRILPIYGKGLTLIEIPKDEATFKLCRIENKTTIKKGNIQLNLHDGRNLLVKVENPKNPVEDVYKVGDTIQLKIPEGKPLAHIKFEEGSCVLVTSGANMGRCGKVISVIKGTATRPTIVSLEDSIGKFQTIFNYTFVVGKEKPLIKLLEPQLIKAEGA; encoded by the coding sequence ATGGGTAAAAAAGGCGGCTCAAAACATTTAAAAAGATTTAAAGCCCCATCATTTTGGCCTATACACGTTAAAGAAAAAACATGGACTGTTAAACCAAGCCCAGGGCCTCACTCAATTCATGAAAGTATTCCATTGTTATTAATTGTTCGAGATATTTTAGGTTATGCTAAAACAGCTAGAGAGGCTAAAATAATTATTTCTCAAGGAAAAATTAAGGTTGATGGGAAAATTAGAAAAGATAAAAAATACCCTGTTGGATTAATGGATATAATTGAAATTGAAAATGTTGAAACACCATTTAGAATTTTACCAATTTATGGAAAAGGGTTAACTCTAATTGAAATCCCAAAAGATGAAGCAACATTTAAACTTTGTAGAATAGAAAATAAAACTACTATAAAGAAAGGGAATATTCAATTAAATTTACATGATGGAAGAAATCTTTTAGTTAAAGTTGAAAATCCAAAAAATCCAGTTGAAGATGTTTATAAAGTAGGTGATACTATTCAATTAAAGATTCCTGAAGGAAAACCTTTAGCGCATATTAAGTTTGAAGAAGGCTCTTGCGTACTAGTAACTTCTGGAGCAAATATGGGTCGATGCGGGAAAGTAATTAGCGTAATTAAGGGAACCGCAACTAGACCTACCATAGTTTCTCTTGAAGATTCAATAGGTAAATTCCAAACAATCTTTAATTATACATTTGTTGTTGGAAAAGAAAAACCCTTAATAAAACTTTTAGAGCCACAATTAATTAAAGCGGAGGGAGCTTAA
- the rplX gene encoding 50S ribosomal protein L24 has product MKTISSKPSVQRKILYNAPMHVRRKLLSARLSKELREKYGAKTLPVRKGDVVKIMRGDYAGVEGKVSEVDTKKIRIYVENVTREKTSGSTVKVPIHPSKVMIIGLNLDDKWRVESLEKKKSLKGES; this is encoded by the coding sequence ATGAAAACAATTTCTTCAAAACCTTCAGTTCAAAGAAAAATTCTTTATAACGCTCCTATGCATGTAAGACGAAAACTTTTATCAGCAAGATTATCTAAAGAATTAAGAGAAAAATACGGTGCTAAAACGCTTCCAGTACGAAAAGGTGACGTAGTAAAAATTATGAGGGGCGATTACGCAGGTGTTGAAGGAAAAGTTTCTGAAGTAGATACAAAAAAAATTAGGATATACGTTGAAAATGTAACTAGAGAGAAAACTTCAGGCTCAACAGTTAAGGTTCCTATTCACCCTTCAAAAGTAATGATTATAGGATTAAATTTGGATGATAAATGGAGAGTTGAATCTTTAGAGAAAAAGAAAAGCTTAAAAGGAGAAAGTTAA
- a CDS encoding 50S ribosomal protein L23, producing MSKKPLDLILYPLVTEDTVSLIETENKLTFIVDIKANKKEIKEAIEKLYNVKVEKVNTCITMDGKKKAYVKLKPDFKASDLAIKLGIL from the coding sequence ATGAGTAAAAAACCCTTAGATTTAATTCTTTATCCATTAGTTACTGAAGATACTGTTTCCTTAATTGAAACTGAAAATAAATTAACTTTTATTGTAGATATTAAAGCTAATAAAAAAGAAATTAAAGAAGCGATAGAAAAATTGTATAATGTTAAAGTAGAAAAAGTAAATACTTGCATAACCATGGATGGAAAAAAGAAAGCATATGTCAAACTTAAACCAGATTTTAAAGCTTCAGATTTAGCTATTAAACTTGGAATCCTATAA
- the rpl4p gene encoding 50S ribosomal protein L4, whose product MLTTQILKTKVYDLEGKEKGEIDLPQVFLTPVRLDLIKKAVIAIQSHRFQPKGRDLMAGKRTTAESLGVGYGLSRLPRVKGENYPKARVAAFAPNTVGGRLAFPPTPEKKIKKKINKKEKLLALKSAIAATAIKELVAKRGHKFDLTKTLPLVVSDEIQNVTKTSDIVQILKKLGVWNDVEKVALTVKIRAGKGKKRGRRKKMRIGPLIVIMNDNGVKKAARNIPGVTVVELKNLNPEHLAPGTHPGRLTIWVESAIKALSEGKFK is encoded by the coding sequence ATGTTAACAACTCAAATATTAAAAACTAAAGTTTATGATCTTGAAGGGAAAGAAAAAGGGGAAATTGATCTTCCTCAAGTCTTCCTAACACCTGTTAGACTTGATTTAATTAAAAAAGCGGTTATTGCTATTCAATCTCATCGTTTTCAACCTAAAGGAAGAGACCTTATGGCTGGTAAAAGAACCACAGCTGAATCTCTTGGAGTTGGGTATGGGCTTTCAAGATTGCCAAGAGTTAAAGGAGAAAATTATCCTAAAGCTAGAGTTGCAGCTTTCGCTCCAAATACCGTAGGAGGAAGACTTGCATTTCCACCAACACCTGAAAAAAAGATTAAAAAGAAGATAAATAAGAAAGAAAAGCTTTTAGCTTTAAAATCAGCTATAGCAGCAACTGCTATTAAAGAGTTGGTTGCTAAAAGAGGTCATAAATTTGATTTAACGAAAACTTTACCATTAGTAGTTTCTGATGAAATTCAAAATGTAACAAAAACATCTGATATTGTTCAAATTCTTAAAAAACTTGGAGTTTGGAATGATGTTGAGAAAGTAGCTTTAACTGTTAAAATTAGAGCTGGAAAAGGTAAAAAACGCGGTAGAAGAAAAAAAATGAGAATAGGTCCATTAATTGTTATTATGAATGATAATGGTGTTAAAAAAGCTGCAAGGAACATACCAGGTGTGACTGTTGTTGAATTAAAAAATTTAAATCCAGAACATTTAGCGCCTGGGACTCATCCTGGAAGATTAACCATATGGGTTGAATCTGCAATTAAAGCTTTATCAGAGGGAAAATTTAAATGA
- a CDS encoding 50S ribosomal protein L3, which produces MGRRKWSAPRRGSLAFTPRARASSWIGKVGYWPKIEGTPTPLAFAGYKAGMTHVIAIDNVKGSLTYGKEVTIPVTIIETPPMLVAGIRVYEKTSKGLKTLSEAWMEKPPKDFERLFPLPEKFNTEKQLEKIFSCIDKIAEVRILLATQPRLVKKGRKKPELLEVKLDGGSIKDQLEWAKKNLGREIKASEIFKEGQWVDVIAVTKGKGFQGPVKRFGVALLHHKSRKTVRGVGSIGPWHPHYVMRTVPRAGQMGFHQRTEYNKQILKIGKDGKEVTPKGGFLRYGLINTEYIMLKGSIPGSSKRLIVLRYGVRAKNLPIEPPKIEYIDLESKQGD; this is translated from the coding sequence TTGGGAAGAAGAAAATGGAGCGCTCCTAGAAGAGGCTCATTAGCTTTTACGCCTAGAGCTAGAGCTTCAAGTTGGATTGGAAAAGTGGGGTATTGGCCTAAAATTGAAGGCACACCCACTCCTTTAGCTTTTGCAGGTTATAAAGCTGGAATGACGCATGTGATTGCGATAGATAATGTAAAGGGCTCCTTAACTTACGGTAAAGAAGTTACTATTCCAGTAACTATTATAGAGACTCCACCAATGCTTGTTGCAGGAATAAGGGTTTATGAAAAAACTTCTAAAGGTCTTAAAACTTTATCTGAAGCATGGATGGAAAAGCCTCCAAAAGATTTTGAACGGTTATTTCCGTTACCTGAAAAATTTAATACTGAAAAGCAACTTGAAAAAATTTTTTCATGCATAGATAAAATTGCTGAAGTTAGAATTTTGTTAGCTACTCAACCTCGTCTAGTTAAAAAAGGAAGAAAGAAACCTGAGCTTTTAGAGGTTAAACTTGATGGTGGATCTATTAAAGATCAACTAGAGTGGGCTAAGAAAAATTTAGGTAGAGAAATTAAAGCTTCAGAAATTTTTAAAGAAGGTCAATGGGTCGACGTAATTGCTGTAACTAAGGGAAAAGGTTTTCAAGGTCCAGTAAAAAGATTTGGGGTAGCGCTTTTACATCATAAATCTAGAAAAACTGTTAGAGGTGTAGGTTCTATTGGGCCGTGGCATCCACATTACGTTATGCGAACCGTTCCAAGAGCAGGCCAAATGGGTTTTCATCAAAGAACAGAATATAATAAACAAATTTTGAAGATAGGTAAGGATGGTAAAGAAGTTACTCCAAAAGGAGGCTTCTTAAGGTACGGTTTAATAAATACAGAATATATAATGCTTAAAGGTTCTATCCCAGGATCATCAAAAAGGTTAATTGTTTTGCGTTATGGCGTTAGAGCTAAAAATCTTCCAATTGAACCGCCAAAAATAGAATATATAGATTTAGAATCTAAACAAGGTGATTAA
- a CDS encoding 30S ribosomal protein S19e, which yields MPTAYDVPADILINKLAKYLKENVEEVSPPAWSLMAKTGSHRERPPQNPDWWYIRCASLLRKLYLHGPLGVSRLRGEYGGRKRKGRSIEHSRKAGGSAIRKPLQQLEKAGLVEKIDKKGRKLSREGIKLLDKLAAEILKELKSD from the coding sequence ATGCCTACAGCATATGATGTTCCTGCTGATATACTTATAAATAAGCTTGCAAAATATCTAAAAGAGAATGTCGAAGAAGTTTCCCCTCCAGCTTGGAGCTTAATGGCTAAAACAGGTTCTCATAGAGAAAGGCCCCCTCAAAACCCTGATTGGTGGTATATTCGCTGCGCTTCTCTCCTCAGGAAACTTTATCTTCATGGTCCTCTAGGAGTTTCGAGACTTAGAGGAGAATATGGTGGTAGAAAACGTAAAGGTAGATCTATAGAGCATTCTAGAAAAGCTGGAGGTTCAGCTATTAGGAAGCCTCTTCAACAATTAGAAAAAGCAGGGTTAGTTGAGAAAATTGATAAGAAAGGTCGGAAGCTTTCTAGGGAAGGTATAAAGCTACTCGATAAATTAGCTGCTGAAATTTTAAAGGAGCTTAAAAGCGATTAA
- the amrS gene encoding AmmeMemoRadiSam system radical SAM enzyme — protein MKEAMFYEKLSDNKVKCNLCPHRCVIPIFKKGICGVRENRDGILYSLVYGKLIAKAVDPIEKKPLFHFYPGTFAYSIATVGCNFRCLNCQNYEISQLPRERKTILGENTTPEEVVSEAKKFKCKSIAYTYTEPTIFFEFAYETAKLASENGIKNVFVTNGYITEEALKKIKPYLDAANIDLKSFREEFYLSNCGAHLNPVLDAIKLYKKLGIWIEITTLIIPGMNDSEKELQKIAEFIRDEIDPETPWHVTRFYPMYKLSHLNSTPTTTLKKAREIGLKTGLKYIYVGNVPGDPGENTYCPSCSKLLIERYGYEILEYNLKNSKCSFCGFEINGVWI, from the coding sequence TTGAAAGAAGCTATGTTTTATGAAAAATTAAGTGATAATAAGGTAAAGTGTAATCTTTGCCCTCATAGATGTGTAATTCCAATTTTTAAAAAAGGAATTTGTGGAGTAAGAGAAAATAGGGATGGTATTCTTTATTCTCTAGTTTATGGTAAGCTTATTGCGAAAGCTGTTGATCCAATAGAAAAAAAGCCTTTATTTCATTTTTATCCTGGAACATTTGCTTATTCTATAGCTACTGTAGGATGCAATTTTAGATGCTTAAACTGTCAAAATTACGAGATTTCCCAGCTTCCAAGAGAAAGAAAAACTATTTTAGGTGAGAACACTACGCCTGAAGAAGTGGTTTCTGAAGCTAAAAAATTTAAATGTAAAAGCATAGCTTACACTTATACTGAACCAACGATATTTTTTGAGTTTGCTTATGAAACAGCTAAATTAGCTAGCGAAAATGGAATAAAAAATGTTTTTGTAACAAATGGTTATATAACTGAGGAAGCTTTAAAAAAGATTAAACCGTATTTAGATGCTGCAAATATAGATTTAAAAAGTTTTAGGGAGGAATTTTATTTAAGCAATTGTGGTGCTCATTTAAATCCTGTTTTAGATGCAATAAAACTTTATAAAAAATTAGGTATTTGGATTGAGATTACAACCTTAATTATTCCTGGAATGAATGATTCTGAAAAAGAATTACAGAAAATAGCTGAGTTTATTAGGGATGAAATTGATCCTGAAACACCTTGGCATGTAACTCGATTTTACCCAATGTATAAGCTTTCTCATCTAAATTCTACTCCAACAACAACTTTAAAAAAAGCGAGAGAAATAGGGTTGAAAACTGGTTTAAAATATATTTATGTTGGAAATGTTCCAGGTGATCCAGGGGAAAACACTTATTGCCCATCTTGTAGTAAACTTCTTATTGAAAGGTACGGTTATGAAATTTTAGAGTATAACCTTAAAAATTCTAAATGTTCTTTTTGTGGATTTGAAATAAATGGTGTTTGGATTTAA